Proteins encoded together in one Caldicellulosiruptor saccharolyticus DSM 8903 window:
- a CDS encoding JAB domain-containing protein has product MKNLSFFDEKKSEPRCVAQKYKLLLVKEQSYLYNNQLKNVNSAVEFLKKHLLLHCEPEEVFTVICLDLQLNVTAVFEVARGTINTALVSTHEIFKRVLLTNCNSIIIAHNHPGGSERPSMDDINTTKRIKEAAQLLDIKLNDHIIITENAYFSFAEAGIL; this is encoded by the coding sequence GTGAAAAACCTTAGTTTTTTCGATGAAAAGAAGTCTGAACCAAGGTGTGTTGCACAAAAATATAAGTTGTTACTTGTCAAAGAACAATCATACTTGTACAACAATCAACTAAAAAACGTTAACTCTGCAGTAGAATTTCTAAAAAAACATCTTTTGTTACACTGCGAACCTGAAGAAGTTTTCACTGTTATATGTCTTGACCTCCAGTTAAACGTAACAGCGGTATTTGAAGTAGCAAGAGGTACAATTAATACTGCACTTGTAAGTACACATGAAATTTTCAAAAGAGTACTATTAACAAATTGCAACAGCATAATCATTGCACATAACCATCCTGGCGGTTCTGAAAGACCATCAATGGATGATATCAACACAACAAAGAGAATTAAAGAAGCTGCGCAACTACTGGACATAAAGCTAAACGACCACATAATCATAACTGAGAACGCTTATTTTTCCTTTGCAGAGGCAGGAATATTATAG
- a CDS encoding DUF3854 domain-containing protein: MMKNELIDIRMDDVLCLLRLNIVKRNGNELNLYCPKCDVHKMKGEGHLYINVHKNTFFCHRCGIGGNALQLYAWLNNIDTKEAYKELVQILTKGTKRARKAVAEPTATYDVNATQTENLAPVEQRDLVYHEFLKLLDLDEKYREHLLSRGVTDTFIKFKGYRSLNVKDERKRKEICKTLIEKGLTLEAVPGFFKHSNGEWDFVPYNGFCIPVVSLEGMIQGLQVRIVGDTNSGKYRWFSSGNISTGTSAKNFVHVVGTFNEEKYKRVFIIEGALKADICSYLMDGELFVALPGVNSSHDEAVQIVKKLGLKNEVFIVFDNDIIEKKEVQEAYERLKRKFKNEGITATRLAFNLNYKGYDDYLIASKIRGECA, translated from the coding sequence ATGATGAAAAATGAACTTATTGACATCAGGATGGATGATGTGCTTTGCTTGTTGAGACTTAACATTGTAAAACGAAACGGTAATGAGTTGAACCTTTATTGCCCTAAGTGTGATGTACACAAGATGAAGGGAGAAGGACACCTGTATATCAACGTCCACAAAAACACGTTTTTCTGCCACAGATGTGGTATTGGCGGCAATGCTCTTCAACTCTATGCGTGGTTGAACAATATAGATACGAAAGAGGCTTACAAAGAACTGGTACAGATACTTACAAAAGGCACAAAAAGAGCCCGAAAAGCTGTTGCAGAACCTACCGCAACATATGACGTTAATGCTACTCAGACCGAAAATCTTGCACCAGTAGAACAAAGAGATTTAGTTTACCATGAATTCTTGAAACTGTTGGACCTTGATGAAAAGTACAGGGAACACTTACTTTCTCGTGGTGTCACCGACACATTTATTAAATTTAAAGGCTACAGAAGTTTAAACGTGAAAGATGAGAGGAAGAGAAAAGAAATTTGTAAGACTTTAATTGAAAAGGGTTTAACACTTGAAGCAGTTCCCGGGTTCTTCAAGCACTCTAACGGTGAGTGGGACTTTGTTCCATACAACGGTTTCTGTATACCTGTCGTTAGTTTAGAAGGCATGATACAGGGATTGCAGGTTAGAATTGTAGGCGATACAAATAGTGGCAAATACAGGTGGTTCTCATCAGGCAATATTTCTACTGGGACAAGCGCTAAAAACTTTGTACATGTTGTAGGTACATTTAACGAAGAGAAATACAAAAGAGTATTCATAATTGAGGGTGCTCTCAAAGCTGATATATGTTCCTATTTGATGGATGGAGAACTTTTCGTTGCTCTGCCGGGTGTAAACAGCTCACACGACGAAGCTGTACAGATTGTAAAAAAGCTTGGATTGAAAAATGAAGTTTTCATAGTCTTTGATAACGACATAATTGAAAAGAAAGAAGTTCAAGAAGCATATGAAAGACTAAAAAGAAAGTTTAAAAACGAAGGTATAACTGCAACAAGGCTGGCGTTTAATCTCAACTACAAGGGATATGACGATTATCTTATCGCTTCTAAAATAAGAGGAGAGTGTGCCTAA
- a CDS encoding Rpn family recombination-promoting nuclease/putative transposase, with translation MNNNFSQDENAIFRLIFSDSKEILFLLKNVAKFSWVDRIQKDSIEVILVDYDNENVLKYKPDVIAKVTIENNTAYIFVFFVSKVPECGMRNIILNNMLLFWEKKIKEGTDKIPPIIPLVLYNGKEIWTEPREIY, from the coding sequence ATGAACAATAATTTTTCTCAAGATGAAAATGCAATTTTCAGACTTATCTTTTCGGACTCCAAAGAGATACTCTTCTTACTGAAAAATGTGGCAAAATTTAGTTGGGTCGACAGGATACAAAAAGATTCCATTGAAGTTATTTTAGTAGACTACGATAACGAAAATGTTCTTAAATATAAGCCTGACGTAATAGCTAAAGTAACAATAGAAAACAACACAGCATATATTTTCGTCTTTTTTGTAAGTAAAGTTCCAGAATGCGGTATGAGAAACATAATATTAAATAACATGCTGCTTTTCTGGGAGAAAAAGATAAAGGAAGGAACAGACAAAATTCCACCAATAATACCCCTTGTATTGTACAATGGCAAAGAAATATGGACTGAACCGAGAGAGATATATTAA
- the serS gene encoding serine--tRNA ligase yields the protein MLDLKFIRSNPEKVQEGLNKRNKDISIAPILELDEKRRKLLAEVEKMKAIQNQKSKEIPKLKKEGKDTTELMNELKELSDKIKELDSQVKEVEDEIEKILLTIPNIPHESVPIGKDDTENVEVRRWGEPRVPDFEIKPHWEIGEKLGILDFERASKVSGSRFTFYRGLGARLERALINFMLDLHIEKHGYVELFPPFLVARKSMIGTGQLPKFEEDAFKTTDDYFLIPTAEVPVTNYHREEILKEEDLPIKYVAYSACFRAEAGAAGKDTRGLIRQHQFNKVELVKFAKPEDSYDELEKLTADAEDVLKHLGLPYRVVLLCSGDLGFSSAKTYDIEVWMPSYGRYVEISSCSNFESFQARRANIRFRRKDGKLDFVHTLNGSGLAVGRTVAAILENFQQKDGSVVVPEVLRKYMGTDIIK from the coding sequence ATGCTTGATTTAAAGTTTATAAGATCAAACCCAGAAAAAGTCCAAGAAGGGCTCAATAAAAGAAATAAGGATATTTCAATTGCACCTATTTTAGAACTTGATGAGAAGAGAAGGAAACTTCTTGCAGAAGTTGAAAAAATGAAAGCTATTCAAAATCAAAAGTCAAAAGAGATTCCAAAGCTTAAAAAAGAAGGAAAAGACACAACAGAGCTTATGAATGAGCTAAAAGAGTTGTCTGATAAAATTAAAGAGTTAGATAGCCAGGTTAAAGAAGTCGAGGATGAGATAGAAAAGATTTTGCTAACCATTCCCAATATTCCTCATGAGTCTGTGCCGATTGGCAAGGACGATACAGAGAACGTTGAGGTGCGCAGATGGGGAGAGCCAAGGGTCCCTGATTTTGAGATAAAGCCTCACTGGGAAATAGGAGAAAAATTGGGGATTTTAGATTTTGAAAGAGCCTCAAAAGTTTCAGGTAGCCGCTTTACATTTTACAGAGGACTTGGTGCAAGGCTTGAGAGAGCCTTAATTAACTTTATGCTTGACCTTCACATAGAAAAACACGGCTATGTTGAGCTTTTCCCACCTTTTTTGGTTGCCAGAAAATCTATGATTGGCACAGGGCAGCTTCCAAAGTTTGAAGAAGATGCTTTTAAAACAACAGATGATTACTTTTTGATTCCAACTGCGGAGGTGCCTGTTACAAACTACCACAGAGAAGAGATACTAAAAGAAGAAGACTTGCCAATAAAATATGTTGCCTACTCTGCATGTTTTAGGGCAGAGGCTGGTGCTGCTGGCAAAGACACAAGAGGGCTTATTCGCCAGCATCAGTTTAACAAGGTTGAGCTTGTAAAGTTTGCAAAACCAGAAGATTCTTATGATGAGCTTGAGAAGCTTACAGCCGATGCTGAGGATGTGCTAAAGCACTTAGGATTACCATACAGGGTTGTTTTACTTTGTTCAGGTGATTTAGGTTTTTCGTCTGCAAAGACGTACGACATTGAAGTTTGGATGCCAAGTTACGGAAGATATGTTGAAATTTCATCCTGTTCTAATTTTGAAAGCTTCCAAGCAAGAAGAGCAAATATCAGGTTTAGAAGAAAAGATGGGAAGCTTGACTTTGTTCATACGTTGAATGGTTCAGGACTTGCAGTGGGAAGAACTGTAGCAGCAATACTTGAAAACTTCCAGCAAAAGGATGGAAGTGTAGTTGTGCCTGAGGTTTTGAGAAAGTATATGGGTACAGACATTATAAAATAA
- a CDS encoding TVP38/TMEM64 family protein, protein MKGKNAKIVLNIIAILLFLIAIALVGAKYSKQIIALTSSPSKFRDWVLSYGKWGVLVFILFQVLQVVVSVIPGEAVQVSGGYIYGTFAGTFYSLTGIMIGSVIVFYLSRLLGYNLIKKVVSEKSLEKFYFVINSPKIETVIFLLFLIPGIPKDILVYIAGLSPIKPLNFFIITAIARFPGIFFSSYFGSNLEKKNYEVAIAVAVVAIVLFIIGLVYHEKILKMISSLVHKKR, encoded by the coding sequence GTGAAGGGCAAAAATGCTAAAATTGTGTTAAACATTATTGCAATATTACTTTTTTTAATTGCAATTGCCTTAGTTGGAGCAAAGTATTCAAAACAAATAATAGCACTCACATCAAGCCCAAGCAAATTCAGAGATTGGGTACTTTCTTATGGAAAGTGGGGCGTACTGGTTTTTATACTTTTCCAGGTTCTACAAGTTGTAGTGTCAGTTATTCCAGGTGAAGCTGTTCAGGTCTCTGGTGGATACATCTATGGCACTTTCGCAGGCACTTTTTACTCACTCACTGGAATAATGATCGGTTCAGTAATTGTCTTTTATCTTTCCCGGCTTTTAGGATATAACCTAATTAAAAAAGTTGTATCAGAAAAAAGTTTAGAAAAATTTTACTTTGTGATAAATTCGCCAAAAATTGAGACAGTGATATTTCTTCTATTTTTAATTCCCGGAATCCCAAAAGATATACTGGTGTACATTGCTGGACTATCTCCAATTAAACCTCTTAATTTCTTCATAATAACAGCTATTGCAAGATTTCCCGGGATTTTCTTTTCATCTTATTTTGGAAGCAATTTAGAAAAGAAAAATTATGAAGTAGCAATCGCAGTTGCAGTTGTGGCAATTGTTCTTTTCATAATTGGTCTTGTTTACCATGAAAAAATTTTGAAAATGATATCTTCTCTTGTTCATAAAAAAAGGTAG
- a CDS encoding 2-oxoacid:acceptor oxidoreductase family protein yields the protein MGKMIEIRWHGRGGQGAKTASLLLAEAAFNTGKYVQGFPEYGPERMGAPITAYNRISDERITIHSNIYEPDYVVVVDETLIGSVDVTKGLKKDGAIIVNTSKSPEEIKKLLGNFDGKVYTIDARKISMECLGKYFPNVPVLGAVIKVTGIIPENEAIKDMEESLKHKFATKPDVIEGNLKAFVRGMQEVQG from the coding sequence ATGGGCAAGATGATTGAAATAAGATGGCACGGCCGAGGCGGCCAGGGTGCAAAAACAGCTTCACTTCTTTTAGCTGAAGCTGCTTTCAACACAGGCAAATACGTTCAAGGTTTTCCTGAATATGGTCCTGAGCGAATGGGTGCTCCTATCACAGCTTACAACAGAATAAGCGATGAGAGAATTACAATCCATAGCAACATCTATGAACCAGACTATGTTGTGGTTGTTGATGAGACACTCATTGGCAGTGTCGATGTTACAAAAGGGCTTAAAAAAGATGGTGCAATCATTGTAAACACTTCAAAATCTCCAGAGGAAATCAAGAAGCTTTTAGGCAATTTTGATGGAAAGGTATACACAATTGACGCAAGAAAGATTTCTATGGAATGCTTGGGTAAGTATTTCCCCAATGTTCCAGTGTTGGGTGCTGTAATTAAGGTAACAGGCATTATTCCTGAAAATGAAGCTATTAAGGACATGGAGGAGTCACTCAAGCACAAGTTTGCGACAAAGCCAGATGTCATAGAAGGTAACCTAAAGGCGTTTGTTAGAGGAATGCAGGAGGTGCAAGGATAA
- a CDS encoding 4Fe-4S binding protein — MRKMRVTEESTWKELTPAGIIIDAGNAEDFKTGDWRTMRPVWHEDKCKQCLFCFYVCPDSSIKIENGKMVGVDYDHCKGCGVCTEVCPFKAFDFVEEQK, encoded by the coding sequence ATGAGAAAAATGAGGGTAACAGAGGAATCAACATGGAAGGAATTGACACCTGCGGGTATAATAATTGATGCAGGAAATGCAGAGGATTTCAAAACAGGCGACTGGAGAACAATGAGACCTGTTTGGCATGAAGATAAATGCAAGCAGTGCCTATTTTGCTTCTATGTATGTCCAGATTCATCTATAAAGATTGAAAATGGCAAGATGGTTGGCGTTGATTATGACCATTGCAAAGGTTGTGGTGTTTGCACAGAAGTTTGTCCATTTAAGGCTTTTGACTTTGTAGAAGAACAGAAGTAA
- the porA gene encoding 2-ketoisovalerate ferredoxin oxidoreductase subunit alpha, which translates to MAIRDRLSGNEAIAYAMRQINPDVVAAFPITPSTEVPQYFSQFVANGEVDTEFIAVESEHSAMSACIGASAAGARTMTATSSQGLALMWEMLYIAASMRLPIVMAVINRALSGPINIHNDHSDSMGARDSGWIQIYCENNQEAYDSLIQAIRIAEHKDVRLPVMVCYDGFITSHAVENIELLEDEVVRNFIGEYNPEYYLLNEQNPISMGPLDLPPYYFEHKRQQAEAMRNAKKVVLEVADEFAKISGRKYGLFETYKLDDAEVAIVVMNSTAGTAKAVVDEYRSKGYKVGLLKPRLFRPFPVEEIVNALKHLKAIAVMDKTDSFNAAGGPLFTEVTSALYGRADGIKVINYIYGLGGRDVKTDDIAKIYDRLLDIVKTGNVGEVYNYIGVRE; encoded by the coding sequence ATGGCAATTCGTGATAGACTTAGCGGTAACGAGGCAATAGCGTATGCTATGAGACAGATAAATCCTGATGTTGTTGCCGCGTTTCCAATAACACCTTCAACTGAGGTACCACAGTATTTTTCTCAATTTGTTGCAAATGGTGAGGTTGACACTGAGTTTATTGCTGTTGAATCTGAACACAGTGCGATGAGTGCCTGCATTGGTGCTTCAGCAGCAGGTGCTCGAACAATGACAGCTACATCCTCACAAGGTTTAGCTCTGATGTGGGAGATGTTATATATTGCTGCTTCAATGAGACTTCCAATAGTAATGGCAGTTATAAATAGAGCACTTTCTGGGCCTATTAACATTCACAACGACCATTCAGACTCAATGGGTGCAAGAGACAGTGGATGGATTCAGATTTATTGCGAAAACAATCAAGAGGCATATGACTCTTTGATTCAGGCAATCAGGATTGCAGAGCACAAGGATGTAAGACTTCCTGTTATGGTATGTTATGATGGATTTATCACAAGCCATGCTGTTGAGAATATAGAACTTTTAGAGGATGAGGTTGTCAGAAACTTCATCGGTGAGTACAATCCTGAATATTACCTTTTGAATGAACAAAATCCAATTTCAATGGGTCCGTTAGACTTGCCACCGTACTACTTTGAACACAAAAGACAACAAGCAGAGGCTATGAGAAATGCAAAGAAGGTAGTTTTAGAGGTAGCTGATGAGTTTGCAAAGATAAGTGGAAGAAAGTATGGACTTTTTGAGACGTACAAGCTTGATGATGCAGAGGTTGCAATTGTTGTTATGAACTCAACAGCAGGAACGGCTAAAGCTGTGGTTGACGAGTACAGAAGCAAAGGATACAAGGTAGGACTTCTAAAACCAAGACTATTCAGACCATTCCCAGTTGAGGAAATTGTAAATGCACTAAAGCACCTAAAAGCAATTGCTGTAATGGACAAGACAGACAGCTTTAACGCTGCAGGTGGTCCTCTATTTACAGAGGTTACAAGTGCTCTTTATGGTAGAGCAGATGGCATCAAAGTTATCAACTACATTTATGGTCTTGGTGGAAGAGATGTTAAAACCGATGACATTGCTAAGATATATGACAGACTTCTTGACATTGTCAAAACAGGCAATGTTGGAGAAGTTTACAACTACATTGGCGTGAGAGAATAA
- a CDS encoding thiamine pyrophosphate-dependent enzyme encodes MAYNIKELAARPERFTGGHRMCAGCGAPVAVRAILRALKPEDRAVVGVATGCLEVSSCIYPYTAWKDSFIHSAFENAAATIAGAEAAYRVLKKKGKVQGEFKFIAFGGDGGTYDIGLQSLSGAMERGHNMVYVCYDNGAYMNTGIQRSSATPLYADTTTSPQGKVLPGKMQWRKDLTEIMVAHGIPYVAQTAFITPNLKDLIEKAEKALYTDGPAFLNVLAPCPRGWRYETSKLIEISKLAVDTCFWPLYEVVNGQYRLTYKPKEKLPVVEFLKTQGRFRHLFKKGNEHLIEQIQQEVDRRWERLLELCGEK; translated from the coding sequence ATGGCATACAATATAAAAGAGCTTGCTGCAAGACCTGAAAGATTTACAGGCGGGCACAGAATGTGCGCAGGCTGCGGTGCGCCCGTTGCTGTAAGAGCAATTTTAAGAGCTTTAAAGCCAGAAGACAGAGCAGTTGTTGGTGTTGCAACAGGTTGTTTGGAGGTTTCAAGCTGTATTTATCCGTACACAGCATGGAAGGATTCATTTATCCACAGTGCATTTGAAAACGCTGCTGCAACAATTGCAGGTGCTGAGGCAGCGTACAGGGTTTTGAAGAAAAAAGGAAAAGTTCAAGGTGAATTTAAATTCATCGCATTCGGTGGCGATGGTGGAACATACGATATAGGTCTTCAGTCGCTTTCCGGTGCAATGGAAAGAGGTCACAACATGGTATATGTTTGCTATGACAACGGTGCTTATATGAACACAGGTATCCAGAGATCTTCTGCTACACCACTTTATGCTGATACAACAACATCTCCACAGGGTAAAGTACTTCCAGGTAAGATGCAGTGGAGAAAGGATTTAACTGAAATCATGGTTGCACATGGAATTCCATATGTTGCACAGACAGCTTTCATTACACCCAACCTCAAAGACTTGATTGAAAAGGCTGAAAAGGCTCTTTACACCGATGGACCAGCATTTTTAAATGTTTTGGCTCCATGTCCAAGAGGTTGGAGATATGAAACATCAAAGCTAATTGAAATTTCAAAACTTGCAGTTGATACATGCTTCTGGCCACTTTACGAGGTTGTAAATGGGCAGTATCGTCTCACATACAAGCCAAAAGAAAAGCTTCCTGTTGTTGAGTTCTTAAAGACACAGGGGAGATTCAGACACCTATTCAAGAAAGGAAATGAGCATCTAATTGAGCAGATTCAGCAGGAAGTTGATAGAAGATGGGAGAGACTTTTAGAGCTTTGTGGTGAAAAGTAA
- the pheA gene encoding prephenate dehydratase encodes MKVAYLGPIGSYSYEAAKRFIKDENIDLLPCDTIDDVFEVVDEDEKTYGVVPVENSIEGSVSTTLDNLLRADVYIIREIVLKVEHYLCSRENTKKIRSIASHPQAFSQCHDYLRQNYKGAELIQVNSTSYAARMCAEGKVDAAICSLFAAKQNNLQIIDGPINHDNNFTRFFVLNKIPNFERGEKNKTSIIFSTYDKPGSLYKILAIFNLYDLNLTKIESRPAKTSLGEYVFFVDIDGFIDEEDVSDALKVVQRKSAFYKLLGSYSVITEVN; translated from the coding sequence GTGAAGGTTGCCTATTTAGGTCCCATTGGTTCGTATTCTTATGAAGCTGCAAAAAGATTTATAAAAGATGAAAATATAGACCTCCTACCTTGTGATACAATAGATGATGTATTTGAGGTTGTAGATGAGGATGAAAAAACCTATGGTGTTGTACCTGTTGAGAATTCCATTGAAGGAAGCGTATCAACAACACTTGACAATCTTTTGAGAGCAGATGTTTATATCATAAGAGAAATAGTTTTAAAGGTTGAGCATTACCTCTGTAGCAGAGAGAATACAAAGAAGATAAGGTCGATTGCTTCACATCCGCAGGCATTCTCACAATGTCATGACTATCTAAGACAAAATTACAAGGGCGCAGAGCTAATACAGGTAAACAGTACATCGTATGCGGCAAGGATGTGCGCAGAGGGTAAGGTTGATGCCGCCATCTGTTCGCTCTTTGCAGCAAAGCAAAATAACCTGCAGATTATAGATGGACCAATAAATCATGACAATAACTTTACAAGGTTTTTTGTTTTGAATAAGATTCCTAATTTTGAAAGAGGAGAAAAGAACAAGACATCAATAATATTCTCAACATATGACAAACCTGGAAGTTTATATAAGATTTTAGCCATATTTAATCTATATGATTTAAATTTAACTAAAATAGAATCAAGACCGGCAAAGACAAGTCTTGGCGAGTATGTTTTTTTTGTTGATATTGATGGGTTTATAGATGAAGAGGATGTGAGTGATGCTCTAAAAGTTGTGCAGAGAAAGTCTGCATTTTATAAGCTTCTTGGGTCTTATTCGGTAATTACAGAAGTAAACTAA
- a CDS encoding DUF2232 domain-containing protein translates to MKKLAKEFLFISVFALLQFVLFLSQFNPLLLLLFVPLYTLFSKENFIPRIIISYIIASIGLMLMSKVPIAFVYLLIIYIVPVTVYIVLKYVKSYILDILTLAVGFLIHLVFTIKAIKSLYRIDVINEMILFLKKILEGYFKALNEDVLLDKFAEFLKLMVPSFVIVVAITLGFIAYYILKWTAKRLKIERDFLSFENLFMPKEVTIGVIIFYILSFFLTQVSLLYIVVSNMIIILLWLLFIQSLSLIYAIITEKISSPFFRGWMMIVIIIFSFQILPIMFLIGFLDLVFDFKKRGPKKVKL, encoded by the coding sequence ATGAAGAAGTTGGCAAAAGAATTTTTATTTATTAGTGTTTTTGCTCTGCTTCAATTTGTATTATTTTTATCACAGTTTAATCCTCTGCTGCTACTTTTATTTGTTCCTTTATATACTTTATTTTCTAAAGAAAATTTTATCCCAAGGATTATAATCTCATATATCATTGCAAGTATTGGACTTATGTTGATGAGTAAAGTTCCAATAGCATTTGTGTATCTTTTGATTATCTACATTGTACCGGTTACAGTTTATATTGTTTTAAAATACGTAAAAAGCTATATATTGGATATTTTAACTCTGGCAGTTGGGTTTTTGATACATCTGGTTTTTACAATAAAGGCAATCAAAAGTTTGTATAGGATTGACGTTATAAATGAAATGATTTTGTTTTTAAAGAAAATTCTTGAGGGATATTTTAAAGCTTTAAACGAAGATGTTTTGCTTGACAAGTTTGCTGAATTTTTAAAACTCATGGTACCAAGTTTTGTCATAGTAGTAGCAATTACACTTGGTTTTATTGCCTACTATATTCTAAAATGGACTGCAAAAAGGTTAAAAATTGAAAGGGATTTTCTGAGCTTTGAAAATCTATTTATGCCAAAAGAAGTTACAATAGGTGTTATTATATTTTATATACTTTCCTTCTTCCTGACACAGGTGAGTCTATTGTACATTGTTGTCAGCAACATGATAATAATTCTCTTATGGCTTCTTTTTATCCAATCCCTTTCTTTAATATATGCAATTATTACTGAGAAGATTTCTTCGCCATTTTTTAGAGGCTGGATGATGATTGTTATTATAATTTTTAGTTTTCAAATTTTACCGATAATGTTTTTAATCGGCTTTTTAGATTTGGTATTTGATTTTAAGAAAAGAGGACCAAAGAAGGTGAAATTGTGA